The following are from one region of the Streptococcus sp. 1643 genome:
- the rpsQ gene encoding 30S ribosomal protein S17, whose protein sequence is MERNNRKVLVGRVVSDKMDKTITVVVETKRNHPVYGKRINYSKKYKAHDENNVAKEGDIVRIMETRPLSATKRFRLVEVVEEAVII, encoded by the coding sequence ATGGAACGCAATAATCGTAAAGTTCTTGTTGGACGTGTTGTATCTGACAAAATGGACAAGACAATCACAGTTGTAGTTGAAACAAAACGTAACCACCCAGTCTATGGTAAACGTATTAACTACTCTAAGAAATACAAAGCACATGATGAAAACAATGTTGCCAAAGAAGGCGATATCGTTCGTATCATGGAAACTCGCCCGCTTTCAGCTACAAAACGTTTCCGTCTTGTAGAAGTTGTTGAAGAAGCGGTCATCATCTAA
- the rpmC gene encoding 50S ribosomal protein L29 has product MKLNEVKEFVKELRGLSQEELAKRENELKKELFELRFQAATGQLEQTARLKEVKKQIARIKTVQSEAK; this is encoded by the coding sequence ATGAAACTTAATGAAGTAAAAGAATTTGTTAAAGAACTTCGTGGTCTTTCTCAAGAAGAACTCGCGAAGCGCGAAAACGAATTGAAAAAAGAATTGTTTGAACTTCGTTTCCAAGCTGCTACTGGTCAATTGGAACAAACAGCTCGCTTGAAAGAAGTTAAAAAACAAATTGCTCGTATCAAAACAGTTCAATCTGAAGCGAAATAA
- the rplP gene encoding 50S ribosomal protein L16 has translation MLVPKRVKHRREFRGKMRGEAKGGKEVAFGEYGLQATTSHWITNRQIEAARIAMTRYMKRGGKVWIKIFPHKSYTAKAIGVRMGSGKGAPEGWVAPVKRGKVMFEIAGVSEEIAREALRLASHKLPVKCKFVKREAE, from the coding sequence ATGTTAGTACCTAAACGTGTTAAACACCGTCGTGAATTCCGTGGAAAAATGCGCGGTGAAGCAAAAGGTGGAAAAGAAGTAGCATTCGGTGAATACGGTCTTCAAGCTACAACTAGCCACTGGATCACTAACCGCCAAATCGAAGCTGCTCGTATCGCCATGACTCGTTACATGAAACGTGGTGGTAAAGTTTGGATTAAAATCTTCCCACACAAATCATACACTGCTAAAGCTATCGGTGTGCGTATGGGATCTGGTAAAGGGGCACCTGAAGGTTGGGTAGCACCAGTTAAACGTGGTAAAGTGATGTTCGAAATCGCTGGTGTATCTGAAGAGATCGCTCGCGAAGCGCTTCGTCTTGCAAGCCACAAATTGCCAGTTAAATGTAAATTCGTAAAACGTGAAGCAGAATAA
- the rpsC gene encoding 30S ribosomal protein S3: MGQKVHPIGMRVGIIRDWDAKWYAEKEYADYLHEDLAIRKFVQKELADAAVSTIEIERAVNKVNVSLHTAKPGMVIGKGGANVDALRAKLNKLTGKQVHINIIEIKQPDLDAHLVGEGIARQLEQRVAFRRAQKQAIQRAMRAGAKGIKTQVSGRLNGADIARAEGYSEGTVPLHTLRADIDYAWEEADTTYGKLGVKVWIYRGEVLPARKNTKGGK; the protein is encoded by the coding sequence GTGGGTCAAAAAGTACATCCAATTGGTATGCGTGTCGGCATCATCCGTGATTGGGATGCCAAATGGTATGCTGAAAAAGAATACGCGGATTACCTTCATGAAGATCTTGCAATCCGTAAATTCGTTCAAAAAGAACTTGCTGACGCAGCAGTTTCAACTATCGAAATTGAACGCGCAGTAAACAAAGTTAACGTTTCACTTCACACTGCTAAACCAGGTATGGTTATCGGTAAAGGTGGTGCTAACGTTGATGCACTCCGTGCAAAACTTAACAAATTGACTGGAAAACAAGTACACATCAACATCATCGAAATCAAACAACCTGATTTGGATGCTCACCTTGTAGGTGAAGGAATTGCTCGTCAATTGGAGCAACGTGTCGCTTTCCGTCGTGCACAAAAACAAGCAATCCAACGTGCAATGCGTGCTGGAGCTAAAGGAATCAAAACTCAAGTATCAGGTCGTTTGAACGGTGCAGATATCGCCCGTGCTGAAGGATACTCTGAAGGAACTGTTCCACTTCACACACTTCGTGCAGATATCGATTACGCTTGGGAAGAAGCAGATACTACATACGGTAAACTTGGTGTTAAAGTATGGATCTACCGTGGTGAAGTTCTTCCAGCTCGTAAAAACACTAAAGGAGGTAAATAA
- the rplV gene encoding 50S ribosomal protein L22: MAEITSAKAMARTVRVSPRKSRLVLDNIRGKSVADAIAILTFTPNKAAEIILKVLNSAVANAENNFGLDKANLVVSEAFANEGPTMKRFRPRAKGSASPINKRTAHITVAVAEK; this comes from the coding sequence ATGGCAGAAATTACTTCAGCTAAAGCAATGGCTCGTACAGTACGTGTTTCACCTCGTAAATCACGTCTTGTTCTTGACAACATCCGTGGTAAAAGCGTAGCCGATGCTATTGCAATCTTGACATTCACACCAAACAAAGCTGCTGAAATCATCTTGAAAGTTTTGAACTCAGCTGTAGCTAACGCTGAAAACAACTTTGGTTTGGACAAAGCTAACTTGGTAGTATCTGAAGCATTCGCAAACGAAGGACCAACTATGAAACGTTTCCGTCCACGTGCGAAAGGTTCAGCTTCACCAATCAACAAACGTACAGCTCACATCACTGTAGCTGTTGCAGAAAAATAA
- the rpsS gene encoding 30S ribosomal protein S19: MGRSLKKGPFVDEHLMKKVEAQANDEKKKVIKTWSRRSTIFPSFIGYTIAVYDGRKHVPVYIQEDMVGHKLGEFAPTRTYKGHAADDKKTRRK, from the coding sequence ATGGGACGCAGTCTTAAAAAAGGACCTTTCGTCGATGAGCATTTGATGAAAAAAGTTGAAGCTCAAGCTAACGACGAAAAGAAAAAAGTTATCAAAACTTGGTCACGTCGTTCAACGATCTTCCCAAGTTTCATTGGTTACACTATTGCAGTTTATGACGGACGTAAACACGTACCTGTTTACATCCAAGAGGACATGGTAGGTCACAAACTTGGTGAATTTGCACCAACTCGTACTTACAAAGGTCACGCTGCAGACGACAAGAAAACACGTAGAAAATAA
- the rplB gene encoding 50S ribosomal protein L2, producing the protein MGIRVYKPTTNGRRNMTSLDFAEITTSTPEKSLLVALKSKAGRNNNGRITVRHQGGGHKRFYRLVDFKRNKDNVEAVVKTIEYDPNRSANIALVHYTDGVKAYIIAPKGLEVGQRIVSGPEADIKVGNALPLANIPVGTLIHNIELKPGRGGELVRAAGASAQVLGQEGKYVLVRLQSGEVRMILGTCRATVGVVGNEQHGLVNLGKAGRSRWKGIRPTVRGSVMNPNDHPHGGGEGKAPVGRKAPSTPWGKPALGLKTRNKKAKSDKLIVRRRNEK; encoded by the coding sequence GTGGGAATTCGTGTTTATAAACCAACAACAAACGGTCGCCGTAATATGACTTCTTTGGATTTCGCTGAAATCACAACAAGCACTCCTGAAAAATCATTGCTTGTTGCTTTGAAGAGCAAGGCTGGTCGTAACAACAACGGTCGTATCACTGTTCGTCACCAAGGTGGTGGACACAAACGTTTCTACCGTTTGGTTGACTTCAAACGTAACAAAGACAACGTTGAAGCAGTTGTTAAAACTATCGAGTACGATCCAAACCGTTCTGCAAACATCGCTCTTGTACACTACACTGACGGTGTGAAAGCATACATTATCGCTCCAAAAGGTCTTGAAGTAGGTCAACGTATCGTTTCAGGTCCAGAAGCAGATATCAAAGTCGGAAACGCTCTTCCACTTGCTAACATCCCAGTTGGTACTTTGATCCACAACATCGAGTTGAAACCAGGTCGTGGTGGAGAATTAGTTCGTGCAGCTGGAGCTTCTGCTCAAGTATTGGGTCAAGAAGGTAAATACGTTCTTGTTCGTCTTCAATCTGGCGAAGTTCGTATGATTCTTGGAACTTGTCGTGCTACAGTTGGTGTTGTCGGTAACGAACAACATGGACTTGTAAACCTTGGTAAAGCAGGACGTAGCCGTTGGAAAGGTATCCGCCCAACAGTTCGTGGTTCTGTAATGAACCCTAACGATCACCCACACGGTGGTGGTGAAGGTAAAGCACCAGTTGGTCGTAAAGCGCCATCTACTCCATGGGGCAAACCTGCTCTTGGTCTTAAAACTCGTAACAAGAAAGCGAAATCTGACAAACTTATCGTTCGTCGTCGCAACGAGAAATAA
- a CDS encoding 50S ribosomal protein L23 codes for MNLYDVIKKPVITESSMAQLEAGKYVFEVDTRAHKLLIKQAVEAAFEGVKVANVNTINVKPKAKRVGRYTGFTNKTKKAIITLTADSKAIELFAAEAE; via the coding sequence ATGAATTTGTATGATGTTATCAAAAAACCTGTTATCACTGAAAGCTCAATGGCTCAACTTGAAGCAGGAAAATATGTATTTGAAGTTGACACTCGTGCACACAAACTTTTGATCAAGCAAGCTGTTGAAGCTGCTTTCGAAGGTGTTAAAGTTGCCAATGTTAACACAATCAACGTAAAACCAAAAGCGAAACGTGTTGGACGTTACACTGGTTTTACTAACAAAACTAAAAAAGCTATCATCACACTTACAGCTGATTCAAAAGCAATCGAGTTGTTCGCTGCTGAAGCTGAATAA
- the rplD gene encoding 50S ribosomal protein L4, with product MANVTLFDQTGKEAGQVVLNDAVFGIEPNESVVFDVIISQRASLRQGTHAVKNRSAVSGGGRKPWRQKGTGRARQGSIRSPQWRGGGVVFGPTPRSYGYKLPQKVRRLALKSVYSEKVAENKFVAVDALSFTAPKTAEFAKVLAALSIDSKVLVILEEGNEFAALSARNLPNVKVATATTASVLDIANSDKLLVTQAAISKIEEVLA from the coding sequence ATGGCAAACGTAACATTATTTGACCAAACTGGTAAAGAAGCTGGCCAAGTTGTTCTTAACGATGCAGTATTTGGTATTGAACCAAATGAATCAGTTGTGTTTGATGTGATCATCAGCCAACGCGCAAGCCTTCGTCAAGGAACACACGCTGTTAAAAACCGCTCTGCAGTATCAGGTGGTGGACGCAAACCATGGCGTCAAAAAGGAACTGGACGTGCTCGTCAAGGTTCTATCCGCTCACCACAATGGCGTGGTGGTGGTGTTGTCTTCGGACCAACTCCACGTTCATACGGCTACAAACTTCCACAAAAAGTTCGTCGCCTAGCTCTTAAATCAGTTTACTCTGAAAAAGTTGCTGAAAACAAATTCGTAGCTGTAGACGCTCTTTCATTTACAGCTCCAAAAACTGCTGAATTTGCAAAAGTTCTTGCAGCATTGAGCATCGATTCTAAAGTTCTTGTTATCCTTGAAGAAGGAAATGAATTCGCAGCTCTTTCAGCTCGTAACCTTCCAAACGTGAAAGTTGCAACTGCTACAACTGCAAGTGTTCTTGACATCGCAAATAGCGACAAACTTCTTGTCACACAAGCAGCTATCTCTAAAATCGAGGAGGTTCTTGCATAA
- the rplC gene encoding 50S ribosomal protein L3 gives MTKGILGKKVGMTQIFTEAGELIPVTVIEATPNVVLQVKTVETDGYNAIQVGFDDKREVLSNKPAKGHVAKANTAPKRFIREFKNVEGLEVGAEITVETFAAGDVVDVTGTSKGKGFQGVIKRHGQSRGPMAHGSRYHRRPGSMGPVAPNRVFKGKNLAGRMGGDRVTIQNLEVVQVVPEKNVILIKGNVPGAKKSLITIKSAVKAGK, from the coding sequence ATGACAAAAGGAATCTTAGGGAAAAAAGTGGGAATGACTCAAATCTTCACTGAAGCTGGCGAATTGATCCCTGTAACAGTTATTGAAGCAACTCCAAACGTTGTTCTTCAAGTTAAAACTGTAGAAACAGACGGATATAACGCTATCCAAGTTGGTTTCGATGACAAACGTGAAGTATTGAGCAACAAACCTGCTAAAGGACATGTAGCGAAAGCTAACACGGCTCCTAAGCGCTTCATTCGTGAATTCAAAAACGTTGAAGGCTTGGAAGTTGGTGCTGAAATCACAGTTGAAACATTCGCAGCTGGAGACGTTGTTGACGTAACTGGTACTTCTAAAGGTAAAGGTTTCCAAGGTGTTATCAAACGCCATGGACAATCACGTGGACCAATGGCTCACGGTTCTCGTTACCACCGTCGTCCAGGTTCTATGGGACCTGTTGCACCTAACCGCGTATTCAAAGGTAAAAACCTTGCAGGACGTATGGGTGGCGACCGCGTAACAATTCAAAACCTTGAAGTTGTACAAGTTGTTCCAGAAAAGAACGTTATCCTTATCAAAGGTAACGTACCAGGTGCTAAGAAATCTCTTATCACTATCAAATCAGCAGTTAAAGCTGGTAAATAA
- the rpsJ gene encoding 30S ribosomal protein S10 yields the protein MANKKIRIRLKAYEHRTLDTAAAKIVESATRTGAQVAGPIPLPTERSLYTIIRATHKYKDSREQFEMRTHKRLIDIVNPTQKTVDALMKLDLPSGVNVEIKL from the coding sequence ATGGCAAACAAAAAAATCCGTATCCGTTTGAAAGCTTACGAACACCGTACGCTTGACACAGCGGCTGCAAAAATCGTAGAATCAGCTACTCGTACAGGTGCACAAGTTGCGGGTCCAATCCCACTTCCAACTGAGCGTAGCCTCTACACAATTATTCGTGCGACTCACAAATACAAAGACTCTCGCGAACAATTTGAAATGCGTACACACAAACGTTTGATCGATATCGTTAACCCAACTCAAAAAACAGTTGATGCGTTGATGAAATTGGATCTTCCAAGTGGTGTAAACGTAGAAATCAAACTTTAA
- a CDS encoding uridine kinase encodes MKKKDLIEQLVSEIVTGRVRTLGIYGHGASGKSSFAQELHQALDSTTVNLLETDPYITSERHLVVPKQAPDQKVTACLPVAHELASLQRDILALQAGMDVLTIDEPWKASEVLSGAKPILIVEGMSVGFLPKELFDKTICFYTDEETELKRRLARDTTMRNRDASFVLASHQMRREQYLRYYRETESRADILVDQSDDTFKVKMTHII; translated from the coding sequence ATGAAGAAAAAAGACCTGATAGAACAACTGGTTTCAGAGATCGTAACGGGAAGAGTTAGGACGCTAGGGATCTACGGCCATGGGGCTTCAGGCAAGTCAAGCTTCGCTCAGGAATTACATCAAGCCCTAGATTCTACTACAGTAAATTTACTAGAAACAGATCCCTATATCACCTCAGAACGTCACCTGGTAGTACCAAAGCAAGCGCCAGATCAAAAGGTGACAGCTTGTCTCCCAGTGGCGCATGAACTGGCAAGTTTACAGAGAGATATTCTCGCCTTGCAGGCAGGTATGGATGTCTTAACAATCGATGAACCGTGGAAGGCTAGCGAGGTCTTGTCTGGAGCCAAGCCGATTCTGATTGTTGAAGGGATGTCTGTGGGATTTCTACCCAAGGAACTCTTTGACAAAACTATCTGTTTCTACACGGATGAGGAGACCGAATTAAAGAGGCGCTTAGCTCGAGATACGACTATGAGAAATCGGGATGCATCTTTTGTATTGGCTAGCCATCAGATGAGACGGGAGCAGTATCTGCGATACTATAGAGAAACCGAGTCAAGGGCGGACATTCTAGTGGATCAATCAGACGATACATTCAAGGTTAAAATGACACACATTATATAG
- the nrdG gene encoding anaerobic ribonucleoside-triphosphate reductase activating protein: MTWNIPKPGEWKSEELSKGRIIDYKAFNFVDGEGVRNSLYVSGCMFHCEGCYNVATWSFNAGIPYTAELEEQIMVDLAQPYVQGLTLLGGEPFLNTGILLPLVKRIRKELPDKDIWSWTGYTWEEMMLETPDKLELLSLIDILVDGRYDKSKRNLMLQFRGSSNQRIIDVQKSLKSGQVVIWDKLNDGKESYEQVKRE, encoded by the coding sequence ATGACATGGAATATACCAAAACCAGGTGAATGGAAAAGTGAGGAGCTTAGTAAAGGGCGAATCATTGATTACAAGGCTTTTAACTTTGTCGATGGAGAAGGTGTGCGAAACTCTCTCTATGTATCAGGTTGCATGTTTCACTGCGAGGGGTGCTATAATGTTGCGACTTGGTCTTTCAACGCAGGCATTCCCTATACGGCAGAATTAGAAGAACAAATCATGGTAGACCTTGCCCAGCCCTATGTTCAAGGCTTGACCTTACTGGGGGGAGAACCTTTTCTTAATACAGGTATCCTCTTACCTCTCGTTAAGCGAATTCGAAAGGAATTGCCAGACAAAGACATCTGGTCCTGGACGGGCTACACGTGGGAAGAAATGATGCTGGAGACTCCAGACAAATTGGAACTCTTGTCGCTGATTGACATCCTTGTCGATGGACGGTATGATAAAAGCAAGCGCAATCTTATGCTCCAGTTCCGAGGTTCCTCTAATCAACGTATCATTGATGTGCAAAAATCCCTCAAAAGTGGGCAAGTGGTGATTTGGGACAAGCTTAATGACGGAAAAGAAAGCTATGAGCAGGTGAAGAGAGAATGA
- a CDS encoding GNAT family N-acetyltransferase, with the protein MELRRPILADKETVLEMMAEFEQTQSAHDGGFWNANNFVYEEWLEENLQAEAGLNIPENWVPAIQLVSFDVAGQALGFLNLRLRLNDYLLENGGHIGYSIRPSERGKGYAKEALRQGLQFGKEKNIKKALVTCSTENPASRAVIVANGGLFEDIRNGVERYWIDLE; encoded by the coding sequence ATGGAACTACGCAGACCGATATTGGCAGATAAAGAAACAGTTTTAGAGATGATGGCAGAGTTTGAACAGACTCAATCAGCCCACGATGGTGGGTTTTGGAACGCCAACAATTTTGTTTATGAAGAGTGGCTAGAAGAAAATCTTCAAGCGGAAGCGGGACTCAATATTCCTGAAAACTGGGTTCCTGCTATCCAGCTGGTTAGTTTTGACGTAGCAGGCCAGGCTCTTGGCTTTCTCAACCTTCGTCTCCGATTAAATGACTACTTACTAGAAAATGGGGGCCATATTGGCTACTCCATTCGTCCATCTGAAAGAGGCAAAGGTTATGCCAAAGAAGCCCTCAGACAAGGTCTGCAATTTGGCAAGGAAAAGAACATCAAAAAAGCACTTGTGACCTGTAGTACGGAAAATCCTGCTAGTAGGGCGGTGATTGTTGCAAATGGCGGACTCTTTGAGGATATTCGCAATGGCGTAGAACGTTACTGGATAGATTTGGAGTAG
- the nrdD gene encoding anaerobic ribonucleoside-triphosphate reductase yields MIVLEEKLATVPTLFVEKRDGRRVVFDVDKIDKALHKAAEKVMDVTPLVEKRLNGLVERIVTEIHSRFPQGVKIYEIQNVVEHELLEAKEYALAEEYITYRTQRDFERSKATDINFSIHKLLNKDQAVVNENANKDSDVFNTQRDLTAGIVGKSIGLQMLPKHVANAHQKGDIHYHDLDYSPYTPMTNCCLIDFKGMLENGFKIGNAEVESPKSIQTATAQISQIIANVASSQYGGCSADRIDEVLAPYAEKNYQKHLKDAEEWVLPDKREDYAWKKTQKDIYDAMQSLEYEINTLFTSNGQTPFTSLGFGLGTNRFEREIQKAILTIRIKGLGSEHRTAIFPKLIFTLKRGLNLEKGSPNYDIKQLALECATKRMYPDVLSYDKIIELTGSFKVPMGCRSFLQGWKDENGVEVNSGRMNLGVVTVNLPRIALESDGDLNKFWEIFNERMNIAEDALVYRVERTKEATPANAPILYQYGAFGRRLGKEESVDQLFKNRRATISLGYIGLYEVATVFFGNSWESNPEAKEFTLDIIRDMKRRVEEWSDQYDYHFSIYSTPSESLTDRFCRLDTEKFGSIPDITDKEYYTNSFHYDVRKNPTPFEKLDFEKVYPEAGASGGFIHYCEYPVLQQNPKALEAVWDYAYDRVGYLGTNTPIDRCYKCDFEGDFEPTERGFACPNCGNSDPKTVDVVKRTCGYLGNPQARPMVNGRHKEIAARVKHMNGSTIKTAGHEVTN; encoded by the coding sequence ATGATTGTATTAGAAGAAAAGCTTGCAACCGTTCCCACCTTGTTCGTTGAAAAACGAGATGGTAGACGTGTGGTGTTTGATGTAGACAAGATTGACAAGGCTCTCCACAAGGCGGCGGAAAAGGTTATGGACGTTACGCCTCTAGTAGAAAAACGCCTAAATGGTCTAGTTGAAAGAATCGTGACGGAAATTCACAGCCGCTTCCCTCAAGGTGTCAAGATTTACGAAATTCAAAATGTCGTAGAACATGAACTCCTTGAAGCCAAAGAATATGCGCTAGCTGAGGAGTATATCACTTATCGGACACAAAGGGATTTTGAGCGCTCAAAAGCGACAGATATCAACTTTAGTATCCATAAGCTCCTCAATAAAGATCAAGCAGTTGTCAATGAAAATGCCAATAAAGATAGCGATGTCTTCAACACCCAACGTGATTTGACAGCGGGGATTGTTGGGAAATCAATCGGACTGCAAATGCTTCCTAAGCACGTAGCCAATGCTCACCAAAAAGGGGATATCCACTATCATGACTTGGACTACAGCCCCTACACTCCTATGACCAACTGCTGTTTGATTGATTTTAAAGGCATGTTGGAAAATGGTTTTAAGATTGGCAATGCAGAGGTAGAGAGTCCTAAGTCTATCCAGACTGCGACAGCTCAAATTTCACAAATCATCGCCAATGTCGCTTCTAGCCAGTACGGGGGCTGCTCAGCTGACCGTATCGATGAAGTCTTAGCTCCGTATGCAGAGAAGAATTACCAGAAACACCTCAAGGATGCGGAAGAGTGGGTCCTGCCTGATAAACGGGAAGATTATGCTTGGAAGAAAACGCAAAAGGACATCTACGATGCCATGCAATCTCTCGAGTATGAAATCAACACCCTCTTCACTTCAAATGGCCAAACACCTTTTACTTCGCTAGGTTTTGGTCTGGGAACCAATCGTTTTGAGCGTGAAATTCAAAAAGCTATTTTGACCATTCGTATCAAGGGTCTGGGTTCAGAACATCGAACAGCCATCTTCCCTAAACTCATCTTTACGCTAAAAAGAGGACTCAACTTAGAGAAAGGTTCACCTAACTACGACATCAAACAGTTGGCTCTTGAGTGTGCAACCAAGCGGATGTACCCAGATGTCTTGTCCTATGATAAGATTATCGAGCTGACAGGCTCCTTCAAGGTTCCTATGGGATGCCGTTCTTTCCTTCAAGGCTGGAAAGATGAAAATGGTGTTGAGGTCAATTCAGGTCGTATGAATCTAGGTGTTGTGACAGTCAATCTGCCTCGTATCGCTCTCGAGTCCGATGGTGACTTGAACAAGTTCTGGGAAATCTTCAACGAGCGAATGAACATCGCGGAGGATGCTCTGGTTTATCGTGTCGAACGAACCAAGGAAGCAACACCAGCAAATGCCCCTATCCTTTATCAGTATGGAGCCTTCGGCCGCCGTCTCGGAAAAGAAGAAAGTGTAGACCAACTCTTTAAGAATCGCCGTGCAACTATTTCTCTAGGCTATATCGGTTTGTATGAAGTGGCGACGGTCTTCTTTGGTAATAGCTGGGAAAGCAATCCTGAAGCCAAGGAATTCACGCTTGACATCATTCGTGATATGAAACGACGTGTAGAAGAGTGGTCAGATCAATATGATTACCATTTCTCTATCTACTCAACACCATCCGAAAGTTTGACGGACCGTTTTTGTCGTTTGGATACAGAGAAGTTCGGCTCTATTCCTGACATCACGGATAAGGAATACTACACCAACTCGTTCCACTACGATGTCCGGAAAAATCCAACACCGTTTGAAAAATTAGACTTTGAGAAAGTTTATCCAGAAGCAGGTGCGTCAGGTGGTTTCATCCATTATTGTGAGTATCCAGTTCTTCAACAAAATCCTAAAGCCTTGGAAGCTGTTTGGGACTATGCCTATGACCGTGTCGGTTATCTAGGGACCAATACTCCGATTGATCGTTGCTACAAGTGCGACTTTGAAGGGGATTTTGAACCAACTGAGAGAGGATTTGCTTGTCCCAACTGTGGCAATAGCGACCCTAAAACAGTAGATGTGGTCAAACGTACGTGTGGTTATCTGGGAAATCCTCAAGCACGTCCGATGGTTAACGGACGCCACAAGGAAATCGCTGCGCGTGTCAAACACATGAACGGTTCAACTATTAAAACAGCAGGACATGAAGTAACAAATTAG
- a CDS encoding damage-inducible protein CinA, which translates to MNVYGKIDEKQEESHYQDWSVPEKREGAPIPFFSILLWSLVATAISVALPFIFGLISPQQSQDLYTGWALHQNGQMYTDYFGTNGLLYYLLTYLSLGSILLALVEWLALFGAGIILFKAADTLVGQEKEAKRVVFILYLLVAGLAFGGGYALLLALPFLFYSLSIVTNYLAFPKDDKGFVRVGMSLALAFFLASIPTALFAAVLALGIIGFNLGKGHFVHGLYQFFASALGFSLLFYPLGYYTVWTGSFGDAISQTLYPVNTLSLFSNSHLLENAAFYGLLAIGLGFLGLLFAGLFQSKPAKQYALSIAASLGLLVSLGILILSKEPINGTRLVVLIPFLVLLLLTGIKEDVSEGGSRRRRRREKQTSFLKGNFYLPLIALAYLIVLPIVSRYLSHPAAYQERERLASVVKQQTSSEDRVYAWDDRPDFYRASERLAPTSLSTPTLYTASDENKTKLMNDLKENQPKMILVNQKVALWSDVESWLSENYELVQTDTSEFKLYKSK; encoded by the coding sequence ATGAACGTATACGGGAAAATAGATGAGAAACAAGAAGAATCTCATTACCAAGACTGGTCAGTGCCAGAAAAACGAGAAGGAGCTCCCATTCCCTTTTTTAGTATTTTGCTTTGGAGTTTAGTAGCCACAGCCATTTCGGTTGCCCTGCCTTTTATTTTTGGTTTAATCAGTCCGCAACAAAGTCAGGATCTTTATACCGGTTGGGCCTTGCATCAAAATGGTCAAATGTATACAGATTACTTTGGAACGAATGGATTGCTCTATTACTTGCTAACCTATCTTTCCCTAGGAAGTATTCTGCTTGCTTTGGTTGAGTGGTTGGCTTTGTTTGGAGCAGGTATTATTCTTTTTAAGGCTGCGGATACTCTTGTCGGTCAAGAAAAAGAAGCGAAGCGAGTTGTCTTTATTTTATACTTGCTTGTAGCAGGCCTCGCTTTTGGTGGCGGTTATGCTCTCTTGCTAGCTCTGCCTTTCCTATTTTATTCATTGAGTATCGTTACAAATTATCTAGCTTTTCCAAAGGACGACAAAGGATTTGTACGAGTGGGGATGAGCCTTGCACTTGCTTTCTTCCTTGCGTCAATCCCAACCGCCTTGTTTGCGGCTGTACTGGCCTTGGGTATTATCGGCTTTAATCTAGGCAAAGGTCACTTTGTTCATGGCCTATATCAGTTCTTTGCGTCAGCCCTAGGATTTTCACTCTTATTCTATCCTTTAGGCTACTATACAGTGTGGACAGGTAGTTTTGGAGATGCCATTAGCCAGACCTTGTATCCGGTAAATACTCTTAGCCTCTTTTCGAACTCGCATTTGCTTGAAAATGCAGCCTTCTATGGCTTGCTTGCTATTGGATTAGGTTTCCTTGGTTTGCTCTTTGCAGGCTTGTTCCAGTCAAAACCAGCCAAGCAATATGCCCTCTCAATTGCTGCTAGCTTGGGATTGTTGGTTTCTTTGGGAATCTTGATTCTCTCCAAAGAACCTATCAACGGTACTCGTCTTGTGGTGCTAATTCCTTTCTTGGTCTTGCTCCTTCTGACAGGAATCAAGGAAGATGTTTCTGAAGGAGGGAGTCGTCGTAGAAGAAGACGTGAGAAACAAACTTCTTTCCTTAAAGGAAATTTCTATCTACCACTGATTGCCCTTGCCTATCTCATTGTTCTTCCTATCGTGAGTCGCTACCTTTCTCACCCAGCGGCTTATCAGGAGAGAGAACGTCTTGCCAGCGTGGTCAAACAACAAACGAGTTCTGAGGATCGTGTCTATGCTTGGGATGATCGTCCTGATTTCTACCGTGCAAGTGAACGCTTGGCGCCGACTTCTCTATCAACTCCAACACTTTATACTGCAAGCGATGAAAATAAAACCAAACTGATGAATGACCTGAAAGAGAATCAACCGAAGATGATTTTGGTCAATCAAAAAGTTGCCTTGTGGTCAGATGTAGAGAGCTGGCTCAGTGAAAACTATGAGCTTGTTCAGACAGATACTAGCGAGTTCAAACTTTATAAATCAAAATAA